The Apteryx mantelli isolate bAptMan1 chromosome Z, bAptMan1.hap1, whole genome shotgun sequence genome has a segment encoding these proteins:
- the LRRC70 gene encoding leucine-rich repeat-containing protein 70, with amino-acid sequence MSEKAKDRDMCGLQSSPPCIGAFLYILSCFLLLLLQKEILGCPSVCRLCTGRQVNCRNLGLSSIPRNFPQNTVLVYLSGNNISHVIPNELTGLQKLAALYMDNSSISYVHPKAFVELHKLCYLHLNNNNIKRLDPGIFEGLSSLRCLYLQNNQIAFVPRGLFSDLLSVRYLMLQRNRLSVLGSGTFLGMISLQTLNLANNKISWISDSAFYHLEHLVYLYLEGNNLTVVPSNAIGMLKNLERLSLSHNPIGSIYSFAFKGLNKLRYLSLKSVKLKHIAVNGFFGLNNLSQLILSYNDLENISSSSFTLLRNLMYLQLDRNKIASIGDSTFANMGHSLKILNLAFNNITELQPEVLKPLVSLTHLQLNYNPWNCSCKMLRLHKWLASSSVSVKIHCQNPLSMRGRPLHYIKWTPFANCSSPTGSPEKVWNLGSVDIHHSTTTLLMAWHKVDGHNTSEQFFNVDARYVNFWEGATATSANPLLYEKNAAENPSQATMVLSLLPVQIPAQIIPVNTSVEDESLSPSDAASVSLKTSLLCTQQVEKLNQAFDILLAFFIVACAVILFLTYKIIQFRQKLKMLENSGEKRIEYYGFYQPGRYSITDPVQSLTQNSLGHSELDQIRLLKRTASESQAQVILFEHSAL; translated from the coding sequence ATGAGTGAGAAGGCCAAAGACAGGGATATGTGTGGACTACAAAGTTCTCCACCCTGCATAGGAGCATTCCTGTATATCcttagttgttttcttttattgctgCTCCAGAAGGAGATTCTTGGCTGTCCATCTGTTTGCCGGCTCTGCACAGGGAGGCAAGTTAACTGTCGTAACTTAGGTCTTTCAAGCATCCCACGGAACTTTCCCCAAAATACGGTTCTTGTCTACCTCAGTGGGAATAATATATCACATGTGATTCCAAATGAATTAACAGGCCTTCAGAAACTTGCTGCACTGTACATGGATAATTCCAGTATTTCATATGTACATCCGAAAGCTTTTGTGGAACTCCATAAACTGTGCTACTTGCATCTAAATAACAATAATATTAAGCGCCTGGATCCGGGAATATTTGAAGGTCTTTCCAGTCTTCGTTGTTTATACCTACAGAACAATCAAATAGCTTTTGTTCCGAGAGGATTATTTAGTGATCTCCTTTCTGTTAGATATTTAATGCTTCAAAGGAATCGTCTCAGTGTCCTTGGAAGCGGGACTTTTTTGGGAATGATAAGTCTCCAAACACTTAATCTAGCCAATAATAAGATTTCATGGATATCAGATTCAGCATTTTATCACCTTGAACACCTTGTGTATTTGTACCTTGAAGGTAACAACTTAACAGTCGTGCCATCAAATGCCATTGGAATGCTCAAAAATCTTGAAAGACTCTCTTTGTCTCACAATCCCATTGGATCAATATATTCTTTTGCATTTAAAGGACTTAACAAGCTCAGATATCTGTCTTTAAAAAGTGTGAAGCTAAAACATATTGCTGTAAACGGATTTTTTGGATTAAACAACCTCAGCCAGTTAATCTTAAGTTATAATGATTTAGAAAATATAAGTTCCAGCAGTTTTACTTTGTTGCGTAATTTAATGTATCTGCAGCTAGACAGAAATAAAATAGCCAGTATTGGTGATAGTACCTTTGCAAATATGGGGCATTCACTTAAAATACTAAATTTAGCATTTAACAATATTACAGAGTTGCAACCTGAAGTGCTCAAGCCCTTAGTGTCTTTAACTCACCTGCAGTTAAATTACAATCCTTGGAACTGCAGCTGCAAAATGCTTAGGTTACATAAATGGCTAGCATCATCTTCTGTTTCTGTGAAAATTCATTGTCAAAACCCCCTCAGTATGCGTGGTAGACCTTTACATTATATTAAGTGGACTCCCTTTGCCAACTGCAGTAGCCCTACTGGCAGTCCAGAAAAAGTCTGGAATCTAGGATCTGTAGATATTCATCACAGCACTACCACTTTGCTGATGGCATGGCATAAGGTAGACGGGCACAACACATCCGAACAGTTTTTCAATGTGGATGCTAGATATGTTAATTTCTGGGAAGGAGCTACAGCAACATCTGCTAACCCATTGctttatgaaaaaaatgctgctgaaaATCCATCACAGGCAACTATGGTGTTATCACTATTGCCAGTGCAAATACCAGCACAGATTATACCTGTTAACACAAGTGTAGAAGACGAAAGTTTATCTCCATCAGATGCAGCATCTGTGTCATTAAAAACATCTCTACTTTGTACACAACAAGTTGAAAAGCTGAACCAGGCTTTTGACATTTTACTGGCTTTTTTCATTGTGGCGTGTGCTGTAATCCTGTTCCTAACATACAAAATTATTCAGTTTAGACAGAAATTAAAGATGTTAGAAAACTCAGGGGAAAAGAGAATAGAATATTATGGTTTTTATCAGCCTGGCAGATACAGCATAACTGACCCAGTGCAGTCTCTAACTCAGAATTCATTGGGACATTCagaactggaccaaattaggctgCTCAAGCGAACAGCATCTGAGAGTCAGGCCCAGGTCATATTGTTTGAACATTCAGCATTGTAA